The following are encoded together in the Tripterygium wilfordii isolate XIE 37 chromosome 3, ASM1340144v1, whole genome shotgun sequence genome:
- the LOC119995520 gene encoding lignin-forming anionic peroxidase-like → MTTSAVQHSSSIGALLLMLFIMSTTCQAQLSSTFYDSTCPNALTTIHTSIRSAIAKERRMAAFLIRLHFHDCFVLGCDASILLDETPSIQSEKTARPNDDSVRGYGVIDNTKAEVEKACPGIVSCANIITVAARDASEYVGGPSWAVKLGRRDSTTTSRTLAEGGDLPAFTDGLEQLITSFRNKGLNARDMVALSGSHTIGQAQCFTFRDRIYNNNNASDIDAGFASTRKRGCPASGGNGNLAPMDLVTPNSFDNNYFKNLQQRKGLLHSDQVLFSGGSTDSIVNEELDHSQMNTNACRCFLCNIFPEEVKKPIEILNHLQMLDGAFRNTWIAYRILLTIPITVASAERSFSKLKLIKSYLRSTMSQERLNGLAMLSIDSDLVEKVDYSNNRSIPDRASSPGHSRDDLRVGLGMGFGVKSILKLSLGSGLSRDRLQGWSVSGRAKAPNLGLSRDNHQGQVGLVLGFGVEFAPGRSSGLSHLGLAMGLGQTLAGFVVGSI, encoded by the exons ATGACTACTTCAGCTGTTCAACATTCTAGCAGTATTGGTGCTTTATTGTTGATGCTCTTTATCATGAGCACAACATGCCAAGCCCAGCTTTCTTCAACCTTTTATGACAGTACATGCCCTAATGCACTCACTACCATACATACCTCAATTAGATCCGCTATCGCTAAAGAACGTCGAATGGCGGCATTTCTCATTCGCCTCCATTTCCATGATTGCTTCGTTCTTGGATGCGATGCATCCATCTTACTAGACGAGACCCCCTCAATCCAAAGTGAGAAGACTGCCCGTCCTAATGATGATTCTGTTAGAGGCTATGGAGTCATAGACAATACCAAAGCTGAAGTAGAGAAAGCATGTCCTGGCATTGTATCTTGTGCAAATATCATTACAGTGGCCGCCAGAGATGCATCCGAATATGTAGGTGGTCCATCTTGGGCAGTGAAACTTGGAAGAAGAGACTCAACCACCACAAGCAGAACTTTGGCTGAAGGTGGAGACCTTCCTGCTTTTACAGACGGCCTTGAACAACTTATAACATCCTTCAGAAACAAAGGCCTTAATGCAAGGGACATGGTTGCATTGTCAGGTTCCCACACAATAGGACAAGCTCAATGCTTCACTTTTCGCGATAGGatatacaacaacaacaacgcaAGCGACATTGATGCCGGATTTGCTAGCACTCGCAAGCGTGGCTGTCCGGCAAGTGGTGGCAATGGTAATTTGGCACCGATGGATTTGGTAACGCCCAATTCTTTTGACAACAATTACTTCAAGAATCTACAACAACGGAAGGGACTTCTTCATTCTGATCAAGTTCTCTTTAGTGGTGGATCCACGGACAGCATTGTCAATGAAGAACTTGATCATTCTCAAATGAATACGAATGCATGCAGATGTTTCTTGTGTAACATCTTTCCTGAAGAAGTAAAAAAACCTATtgaaatattaaatcatttgcaaATGCTTGATGGTGCTTTTCGAAATACATGGATTGCATATAGAATATTGTTAACTATTCCAATAACGGTAGCCTCcgcagagagaagcttttcaaagttgaaattgataaaatcatatCTTCGGTCCACCATGTCACaagaaaggttaaatgggttagcTATGTTGTCTATTGACAGTGATTTGGTGGAAAAGGTTGATTATAGTAAt AACAGGTCAATCCCCGATAGGGCTTCGAGCCCAGGTCATTCTCGGGATGATCTTCGGGTTGGTCTCGGGATGGGCTTCGGGGTCAAGTCAATCCTGAAACTGTCTCTTGGGTCAGGTCTGTCTCGGGATAGACTTCAGGGTTGGTCGGTCTCAGGACGGGCTAAAGCCCCGAACCTAGGTCTGTCCCGGGACAATCATCAAGGTCAGGTCGGTCTCGTATTAGGCTTCGGGGTTGAGTTTGCCCCAGGACGGTCTTCAGGGTTGAGTCACTTAGGACTGGCTATGGGCCTGGGTCAAACGCTGGCGGGCTTTGTGGTTGGGTCGATCTAG